In a genomic window of Flavobacterium crassostreae:
- a CDS encoding NAD(P)/FAD-dependent oxidoreductase, with product MKKVGIVGGGIIGLCTAYYLAKEGYEVSVYDESSMDDGCSYGNAGMIVPSHIIPLAQPGMIAQGMKWMFDSQSPFYVKPRLSTDLIKWGLQFYKHANLNHVQKAMPALRDLSLLSKELYQDFAKINDSFFYEEKGLLMLYKTDKVAEEMHHEGKEAERLGLEVDFLSKAEVAVLETGTKTNAIGAVHYKSDAHLYPQKFLQFIKEELVRMQVSIHKNTSVKDFTFQGDKIAKIVTDKGDFLADEVVLATGAWSPVLAKKLDISISILPGKGYSFTLKDEKQKPAIPAILCEGKVAVTPMDKDIRFGGTMEITHTGDTKINASRLQGIITSINDFYPDMHVKMPKVADTWFGFRPCTPSGMPIITRDKKIKNLTIATGHAMMGLSLAPATAKLVTEIISGKSLSVDTKMFQI from the coding sequence ATGAAAAAAGTAGGTATTGTTGGGGGTGGAATCATTGGTTTGTGTACTGCTTATTATCTTGCAAAAGAAGGATATGAGGTTAGTGTATATGATGAGTCCAGTATGGATGATGGATGTTCATACGGAAATGCAGGAATGATTGTTCCATCGCACATAATTCCATTGGCACAGCCAGGAATGATTGCACAGGGTATGAAATGGATGTTTGATAGTCAAAGTCCTTTTTATGTAAAACCACGCTTAAGTACAGATTTAATAAAATGGGGTTTGCAGTTTTATAAACATGCAAATTTAAATCATGTGCAAAAAGCCATGCCCGCTTTGCGAGATTTGTCGTTATTGAGTAAGGAGTTGTATCAAGATTTTGCAAAAATAAATGATTCTTTTTTTTACGAAGAAAAAGGGCTTTTGATGCTTTACAAAACCGATAAGGTAGCCGAAGAAATGCATCACGAAGGTAAAGAAGCGGAGCGTTTGGGGCTTGAGGTAGATTTTCTTTCTAAGGCAGAAGTAGCTGTTTTAGAAACCGGAACCAAAACCAATGCCATAGGAGCAGTGCATTATAAAAGTGATGCCCATTTATACCCACAAAAATTTCTTCAATTTATAAAAGAAGAATTGGTTAGAATGCAAGTTAGTATTCACAAAAATACCTCCGTAAAAGATTTTACTTTTCAGGGAGATAAAATTGCAAAAATTGTTACAGACAAAGGAGACTTTTTGGCCGATGAAGTAGTGTTAGCTACTGGGGCATGGAGTCCTGTTCTTGCCAAGAAATTAGATATTTCGATCTCCATATTGCCCGGAAAAGGATATAGCTTTACCTTGAAGGATGAAAAACAAAAACCAGCTATTCCGGCTATTTTATGCGAAGGAAAAGTTGCGGTAACTCCAATGGACAAAGACATCCGTTTTGGAGGAACCATGGAAATCACCCATACCGGAGATACTAAGATTAATGCCAGTAGATTGCAAGGAATAATAACCAGCATCAATGATTTTTATCCAGATATGCACGTAAAAATGCCTAAGGTTGCAGATACTTGGTTTGGATTTAGACCATGTACTCCTTCTGGAATGCCAATAATTACAAGAGATAAAAAAATAAAAAACCTAACCATAGCAACTGGTCATGCAATGATGGGCTTAAGTTTGGCGCCAGCTACAGCTAAACTGGTTACGGAGATTATTTCAGGAAAATCCTTATCAGTAGATACTAAAATGTTTCAAATTTAA
- a CDS encoding DEAD/DEAH box helicase gives MNKFEQLGLSESLLKAILDLGFENPSEVQEKAIPLLLEKDTDMVALAQTGTGKTAAFGFPVIQKIDANNRNTQALILSPTRELCLQITNELKNYSKYEKGINVVAVYGGASITEQARDIKRGAQIIVATPGRMQDMINRGLVNITQINYCILDEADEMLNMGFYDDIVNILSTTPDEKNTWLFSATMPAEVARIGKQFMTDPVEVTVGTKNSGSSTVSHEFYLVNARDRYEALKRLADSNPDIFSVVFCRTKRDTQAVAEKLVEDGYSAAALHGDLSQAQRDGVMKSFRGRQIQMLVATDVAARGIDVDNITHVVNYQLPDEIETYNHRSGRTGRAGKLGTSIVIVTKSELRKISSIERIIKQKFEEKTIPSGIEICEIQLLHLANKIKDTEIDHEIDNYLPAINSVLEDLSKEELIKKMVSVEFNRFIAYYKKNRDISSQSGERRERDDRDGASRGNSSDGATRYFVNIGSRDNFDWMSLKDYLKETLDLGRDDVFKVDVKEGFSFFNTEPEHTDKVMEILNNVQLEGRRINVEISKNDGGGRRDHNGRNSGGGFGGRSSGGRREGSFAPRREGSGGGFRSDRNSAPREGGFRSDRNSGPREGGFGGRSSAPRGEGASDRSPRRSESFGDSPRPRRPRRD, from the coding sequence ATGAATAAATTTGAACAATTAGGATTGAGTGAATCGTTACTGAAAGCGATTTTAGATCTAGGATTTGAAAATCCGAGCGAAGTACAGGAGAAAGCGATTCCCCTATTATTGGAAAAAGATACAGATATGGTTGCGTTGGCTCAAACAGGGACAGGGAAAACGGCAGCTTTTGGTTTTCCAGTTATCCAAAAAATTGATGCCAACAACAGAAACACTCAGGCATTAATTTTATCTCCAACGCGTGAGTTATGTTTGCAGATTACTAACGAACTTAAAAACTACTCTAAATACGAGAAAGGTATTAATGTGGTAGCAGTTTACGGCGGGGCTAGCATTACAGAACAAGCAAGAGACATCAAGAGAGGAGCACAAATTATTGTAGCAACTCCAGGAAGAATGCAAGACATGATCAATAGAGGTTTGGTAAACATTACCCAAATTAACTATTGTATTTTGGATGAAGCGGATGAAATGTTAAACATGGGATTCTATGATGACATTGTTAACATACTATCTACAACACCAGATGAAAAAAACACCTGGTTATTCTCTGCAACAATGCCTGCTGAAGTAGCACGTATTGGAAAACAATTCATGACCGACCCTGTAGAAGTAACCGTAGGAACAAAAAACTCTGGTTCGTCTACCGTTTCGCATGAATTTTATCTTGTAAACGCTCGGGATCGTTACGAAGCCTTAAAACGTTTAGCAGACTCTAATCCGGATATCTTTTCGGTAGTTTTTTGTCGTACCAAAAGAGACACACAAGCTGTTGCCGAAAAATTAGTAGAAGATGGGTATAGCGCTGCTGCATTGCACGGAGATTTATCTCAAGCACAACGAGATGGCGTTATGAAATCTTTTAGAGGAAGACAAATACAAATGCTTGTTGCTACAGATGTAGCTGCTCGTGGTATTGATGTAGATAATATTACACACGTAGTAAACTACCAACTTCCAGACGAAATAGAAACCTACAACCACCGTTCTGGACGTACAGGACGCGCTGGAAAACTAGGAACTTCTATCGTAATTGTTACTAAAAGTGAATTGCGTAAGATTTCTTCAATTGAAAGAATTATCAAACAAAAATTTGAAGAAAAAACAATTCCTTCAGGAATTGAAATCTGCGAAATCCAATTATTACACTTAGCTAATAAAATCAAGGATACAGAAATAGACCACGAAATTGACAACTACTTGCCTGCTATTAACAGCGTTTTAGAGGATTTATCCAAAGAAGAGTTAATCAAGAAAATGGTATCTGTAGAATTTAACCGTTTTATTGCATACTACAAAAAAAACAGAGATATTTCGAGCCAATCGGGAGAAAGACGCGAACGCGACGACAGAGATGGCGCCTCAAGAGGCAACAGCAGCGATGGTGCTACTAGATACTTTGTAAACATTGGTTCTAGAGATAACTTTGACTGGATGTCTTTAAAGGATTATCTAAAAGAAACCCTAGATTTAGGACGTGATGACGTTTTTAAAGTAGACGTAAAAGAAGGTTTTTCATTCTTTAACACAGAGCCAGAACATACTGATAAAGTAATGGAAATATTGAACAACGTACAGCTAGAAGGCCGTCGTATCAATGTAGAAATCTCTAAAAATGACGGTGGCGGAAGACGCGACCACAACGGAAGAAATTCTGGTGGTGGATTTGGCGGAAGAAGCTCTGGAGGAAGAAGAGAAGGTAGTTTTGCTCCAAGACGTGAAGGTTCTGGAGGTGGATTTAGATCCGACAGAAATTCTGCACCTAGAGAAGGCGGTTTTAGATCCGATAGAAACTCCGGACCAAGAGAAGGTGGTTTTGGAGGAAGAAGTTCTGCTCCAAGAGGAGAAGGTGCTTCGGATAGATCTCCTAGACGTTCCGAAAGTTTTGGGGACTCACCTAGACCAAGAAGACCAAGAAGAGACTAA
- a CDS encoding aldehyde dehydrogenase (NADP(+)), with translation MITGKNYIGSQLKASGSKTFKTFNPQLNKENPWVFTEATQDEIEETVTLANQAFATYKKCSGSEKATFLNAIADEILALGDDLLTQYSSESGFPRGRAEGERGRMIGQLRSFADMLTEGSWVKATIDTAIADRQPAPKEDLRKIFAPLGPVVVFGSSNFPFAFSTAGGDTASALAAGCPVIVKSHSMHIGTGEMVASAIIKAAQKTNMPEGVFSNLIGGGTTLGASLVKHPLVKAVGFTGSIRGGRALFDLAAQRPEPIPVFAEMGSVNPVVLLPNALTENSEKWANAYAGSITLGAGQFCTNPGLLIGIKGAALTKFSEELATAIEKIAPSCMLHPSMQSGFEDGAQKMSAQPGVSKVAQYQGDVAPNYGAQTVLTVDGRTFLENKTLSHEVFGPFSIIVQCENQAELVAVIAQLDGQLTGTIIGEAKELEQHQDVVAAMQNRVGRLIFNGVPTGVEVCPSMIHGGPYPASSDSRFTAVGIDAVYRWVRPFSYQNWPNELLPLELQNENPLQILRMVNNSATKSPIK, from the coding sequence ATGATTACAGGGAAAAATTATATAGGAAGCCAACTTAAGGCAAGTGGAAGCAAAACATTCAAAACGTTTAATCCACAGCTAAATAAGGAAAATCCTTGGGTTTTTACAGAAGCAACTCAAGACGAAATAGAAGAAACGGTTACTTTAGCCAATCAGGCGTTTGCTACTTATAAAAAATGTTCTGGCTCAGAAAAAGCTACTTTTTTAAATGCAATAGCAGATGAAATTTTAGCCTTAGGAGATGATTTGCTTACGCAATATTCTAGCGAGTCTGGTTTTCCAAGAGGAAGAGCAGAAGGGGAGCGTGGCAGAATGATTGGACAATTGCGTTCTTTTGCAGACATGCTTACCGAAGGAAGTTGGGTTAAAGCAACTATTGATACTGCAATTGCAGACAGACAACCGGCACCAAAAGAAGATTTAAGAAAAATATTTGCTCCCCTAGGGCCTGTTGTGGTTTTCGGATCAAGTAATTTTCCGTTTGCATTCTCTACAGCAGGAGGAGATACTGCTTCAGCTCTAGCGGCAGGTTGCCCAGTTATTGTAAAGAGCCACTCTATGCACATCGGTACCGGTGAGATGGTTGCTTCTGCAATTATTAAAGCGGCTCAAAAAACCAACATGCCAGAAGGTGTTTTTTCTAACCTTATTGGAGGTGGAACAACATTAGGAGCTAGTTTGGTGAAGCATCCTTTAGTGAAAGCAGTAGGATTTACCGGAAGTATCCGTGGTGGAAGAGCGTTATTTGATTTAGCGGCACAACGTCCGGAGCCTATTCCTGTTTTTGCAGAGATGGGTAGTGTAAATCCAGTGGTACTTTTGCCAAATGCTTTAACAGAAAACAGTGAAAAATGGGCCAATGCTTATGCTGGTTCTATTACACTAGGAGCAGGTCAATTTTGTACCAATCCAGGGTTGTTAATTGGTATTAAAGGAGCTGCATTAACCAAGTTTTCAGAAGAATTGGCAACTGCTATCGAAAAAATTGCGCCAAGTTGTATGTTGCACCCATCGATGCAATCTGGTTTTGAAGACGGAGCTCAAAAAATGAGTGCCCAACCAGGAGTTTCTAAAGTAGCACAATACCAAGGAGATGTTGCGCCTAACTACGGAGCACAAACGGTATTGACTGTAGATGGAAGAACATTTTTGGAAAACAAAACGTTGAGTCACGAAGTTTTTGGACCGTTTTCTATAATTGTACAATGTGAAAACCAAGCAGAATTGGTTGCCGTTATTGCGCAATTAGACGGGCAATTAACCGGAACTATTATTGGCGAAGCAAAGGAGTTAGAACAACACCAAGACGTAGTTGCTGCTATGCAAAATAGAGTAGGACGTTTGATTTTTAATGGTGTTCCAACCGGAGTAGAAGTGTGTCCATCCATGATACACGGAGGACCATACCCTGCATCATCAGACTCTAGATTTACTGCAGTAGGAATTGATGCTGTATACCGTTGGGTAAGACCATTTAGCTACCAAAACTGGCCAAATGAATTATTGCCATTAGAATTACAAAATGAAAACCCATTACAAATATTGCGTATGGTAAATAATAGTGCAACAAAATCTCCAATAAAATAA
- a CDS encoding 4-hydroxyproline epimerase gives MLRKTFFCVDAHTCGNPVRVVAGGGPNLVGANMSEKRQHFLKEFDWIRKGLMFEPRGHDMMSGSILYPPSNPENDFGILFIETSGCLPMCGHGTIGTITIAIEEGLVNPKIPGKIKMEAPAGLVNIEYQQTGRKVDWVRLVNVKSYLAAEGLTIECPELGEIVFDVAYGGNYYAIVDPQTNFSGIQDFTASKIIQFSQEVRKLINQKYPDYFIHPENDTIRDVTHMLWTGTPLDPTSSGRNAVFYGDKAIDRSPCGTGTSARIAQLHAKGKLKMGEDFIHESYIGSKFVGRVVEETSIGDIPAIVPSIQGWAKVYGYNNIIIDEDDPYAHGFQVI, from the coding sequence ATGCTTAGAAAAACTTTTTTTTGTGTAGATGCACACACTTGCGGAAACCCTGTAAGAGTAGTGGCTGGTGGTGGTCCTAATTTGGTAGGAGCTAATATGAGCGAAAAACGCCAGCATTTTTTGAAAGAATTTGACTGGATTAGAAAAGGATTGATGTTTGAACCACGCGGTCATGACATGATGAGTGGAAGCATCTTGTATCCGCCAAGCAATCCAGAGAATGATTTTGGGATTTTATTTATTGAAACCTCCGGTTGTTTGCCAATGTGCGGACACGGAACTATAGGGACCATTACAATTGCCATAGAGGAAGGACTAGTAAATCCAAAAATCCCTGGAAAAATTAAAATGGAAGCGCCTGCAGGATTGGTAAATATAGAATACCAACAAACCGGACGCAAAGTAGATTGGGTACGATTAGTAAATGTAAAATCCTATCTTGCTGCCGAAGGATTGACTATAGAATGTCCGGAATTAGGAGAGATTGTTTTTGACGTGGCCTATGGAGGAAACTACTACGCAATTGTAGATCCACAAACCAATTTTTCAGGAATTCAAGATTTTACGGCAAGTAAAATTATTCAATTCAGTCAAGAGGTACGCAAGTTGATCAACCAAAAATACCCGGATTATTTTATTCATCCTGAAAACGACACCATCCGAGATGTAACCCATATGTTATGGACAGGGACTCCTTTGGATCCAACATCATCAGGCCGAAATGCTGTTTTTTATGGAGACAAAGCAATCGATCGTTCGCCATGCGGAACAGGAACTTCGGCAAGAATTGCACAATTGCATGCCAAAGGGAAATTAAAAATGGGCGAAGATTTTATTCACGAAAGTTATATTGGTAGTAAATTTGTTGGTAGAGTGGTAGAGGAAACCAGTATTGGAGACATTCCAGCCATTGTTCCAAGCATCCAAGGATGGGCCAAAGTTTACGGATACAATAACATAATTATTGATGAAGACGATCCTTACGCACATGGTTTTCAAGTTATTTAA
- a CDS encoding AraC family transcriptional regulator has product MKIFPFKIPKSGEDPLIYQEDIEKSFYDKLHQHEEIQISFIEKGAGSIFAADTISEYHEGDVLVIGSNLPHVFRSDVKENETSIMRSLFFTFNSFGKDFFDLPIFKTIHPFLEDSKNGFIIHNTPKRVVKNFKKLSTSDEYTRFILFLEIVQWLATSDNEPLSNYLYNKKITDNEGKRMQNVFEYVMNNFHKNITLDEIASIASMTKNAFCRYFKVRTNKSFFQFLIEVRIERAAKLLSTNAELSVLEVAELCGFNNISNFNRKFKELKQLTPLQYKKINL; this is encoded by the coding sequence ATGAAGATTTTTCCGTTTAAAATTCCTAAATCTGGAGAAGATCCACTGATTTATCAAGAAGATATTGAAAAAAGTTTTTACGACAAGCTACACCAGCACGAAGAAATCCAGATTAGCTTTATAGAAAAAGGAGCTGGATCTATTTTTGCAGCAGATACTATCTCCGAATACCACGAAGGAGATGTTTTAGTGATTGGCAGCAACTTACCGCATGTTTTTAGAAGCGATGTTAAAGAAAATGAAACTTCTATAATGCGTAGTCTTTTTTTTACATTTAACTCCTTTGGGAAAGATTTTTTTGATTTACCTATTTTTAAAACCATTCATCCTTTTTTGGAAGACAGTAAAAACGGGTTTATCATTCATAATACTCCAAAAAGAGTGGTCAAAAATTTTAAAAAATTATCCACATCAGATGAATACACCCGATTTATTTTATTTCTGGAAATCGTCCAATGGCTTGCCACTTCAGATAACGAACCGCTATCCAATTATTTGTACAACAAAAAAATAACCGACAATGAAGGCAAGAGAATGCAAAACGTTTTTGAATACGTAATGAACAATTTTCATAAAAACATTACCCTAGACGAAATTGCCTCGATAGCCAGCATGACCAAAAATGCCTTTTGCAGGTACTTTAAAGTACGTACCAACAAATCTTTTTTTCAGTTTTTAATAGAAGTTCGTATTGAAAGAGCCGCAAAACTACTCTCTACCAATGCCGAATTATCTGTATTAGAAGTAGCCGAATTATGTGGATTTAACAATATTTCTAATTTTAACCGAAAATTCAAAGAATTAAAACAACTCACCCCACTACAATACAAAAAAATTAATTTATAA
- a CDS encoding carboxypeptidase-like regulatory domain-containing protein, whose amino-acid sequence MKYFVVFFFLTLSVISNAQIVSSSEKVSGYIYNDNTKLPLANVNVLNINKVRGARTDVSGYFEIDIQPTDTLHLSLLGFQSLRVKVTNDWIKNKIAKIYLTEKAIALEEVVIRPFNLTGYLEVDSKTIPINENYRYSISGLTHGYEAGGYSPDAFGRVLGSIFNPADMLYNFFGKNPKELKKLKEMKKDDTVRNLLESKFDRETIAVLLGIDKKEIAEILQRCNYSESFIQTANDLQIMDAISGCYEEYKILKK is encoded by the coding sequence ATGAAATATTTTGTAGTTTTCTTTTTTTTAACCTTATCGGTAATTAGTAACGCCCAGATTGTAAGTTCTTCTGAAAAAGTGTCTGGCTACATATATAACGACAACACCAAGCTTCCTTTAGCCAACGTAAACGTTCTAAATATCAACAAAGTAAGAGGAGCCAGAACAGATGTTTCGGGCTATTTTGAAATTGATATTCAACCCACGGATACCCTCCATTTATCCTTATTAGGCTTCCAATCCTTGAGAGTCAAGGTTACTAATGACTGGATAAAAAATAAAATCGCTAAGATATACCTTACCGAAAAAGCCATTGCTTTAGAAGAGGTTGTAATCCGACCCTTCAATCTGACTGGCTACCTAGAGGTAGATTCCAAAACCATACCAATAAACGAAAATTATAGATACAGTATTTCTGGGTTAACCCATGGCTACGAAGCAGGAGGCTACTCTCCAGATGCTTTCGGACGTGTATTGGGCTCTATATTTAACCCTGCAGATATGCTTTATAATTTTTTTGGCAAAAATCCTAAAGAGCTCAAAAAACTCAAAGAAATGAAGAAAGACGATACAGTACGAAACCTACTAGAATCTAAATTTGACAGAGAAACCATTGCTGTTCTTTTGGGTATTGACAAAAAAGAAATTGCCGAGATACTACAACGCTGTAATTATTCGGAATCTTTTATACAAACTGCAAATGACTTGCAAATTATGGACGCCATTAGCGGCTGTTATGAAGAGTATAAAATACTTAAGAAATAA
- a CDS encoding non-canonical purine NTP diphosphatase — protein sequence MKIVFASNNTNKIAEIQWLLPEYIQLLSLKDIGCNEEIPETATTIEGNAILKANYVTQNYGYTCFADDTGLEVEALNGAPGVFSARYAGEQKNTQDNMDKLLLALATQNNRKAQFKTIIALNLNGTQTLFSGIAKGNITTEKSGNNGFGYDPIFQPEGYSETFASLDIAVKNKISHRSIAVQKLISFLKDQK from the coding sequence ATGAAAATTGTTTTTGCATCTAATAATACCAACAAAATAGCCGAAATACAATGGTTACTGCCAGAATACATCCAGCTATTGAGCCTTAAAGATATTGGCTGTAACGAAGAAATTCCAGAAACCGCAACAACCATAGAAGGTAACGCCATACTAAAGGCTAATTATGTGACCCAAAATTACGGCTATACTTGTTTTGCCGACGATACAGGCCTTGAAGTAGAAGCCTTAAACGGTGCTCCAGGGGTGTTTTCTGCCAGATATGCCGGCGAACAAAAAAACACCCAAGATAACATGGACAAACTGCTGCTAGCCCTAGCTACTCAAAACAACCGAAAAGCCCAATTTAAAACCATAATTGCCTTAAACCTTAACGGCACACAAACCCTCTTTAGTGGCATTGCCAAAGGAAATATCACAACCGAAAAATCTGGCAATAATGGATTTGGGTATGACCCTATTTTTCAACCAGAAGGATATTCTGAAACCTTTGCAAGTTTAGACATTGCTGTCAAAAATAAAATAAGCCACCGCAGCATCGCAGTACAAAAATTAATTTCTTTTTTGAAAGACCAAAAATAA
- a CDS encoding aminopeptidase P family protein, with protein MRYESIPNSLFINNRQRFADKMQSNSLAILASNDTMPNNADDVMAFAQNNDLFYLSGIDQDETILVLYPDAYKPENQAILFVKEVNENTLLWDGDFLTKEQVTLISGVKNVKWTHEFEKTIQLFAFEADTIYLGHNEHLKRVTSQMETRQDRMIKWCKQKYPLHQYDRVAKITRELRPIKSTEEVECIKKAIAISVKGFERVLQTMKPNLYEYELEAELAYNYIQNGATRHAFKPIVASGKNACVLHYNTNHTVCKDNEMVLIDFGVCYGNYNSDTTRCVPVNGVFSPRQRAVYQSVLYCLKEGSKLLKPGVLPKEYELQMAQLVEKELVKLGLITPEEIANQDPDNPAYKKYFMHGTAHYLGLDVHDVGLYSKPFQKGMVLTCEPGIYIPEEGIGCRLEDDYLVTENGSINLSAALPIEIDAIEQLMQLE; from the coding sequence ATGAGATACGAGTCTATACCCAATTCTTTATTCATAAATAATAGACAACGATTTGCAGACAAAATGCAAAGCAACAGTTTAGCCATTCTTGCATCCAATGACACCATGCCAAACAATGCGGATGATGTTATGGCATTTGCGCAAAATAATGACTTGTTTTATCTATCCGGAATAGATCAAGATGAGACCATATTGGTTCTTTATCCAGACGCTTACAAACCCGAGAATCAAGCTATTTTATTTGTAAAAGAAGTTAATGAAAACACCTTGCTTTGGGATGGCGATTTTTTGACCAAAGAACAAGTGACTCTTATATCGGGTGTTAAAAACGTAAAGTGGACGCATGAATTTGAAAAAACAATACAGCTTTTTGCATTTGAAGCAGATACAATTTACCTAGGCCATAATGAGCATCTTAAAAGAGTAACCTCACAAATGGAAACCAGACAAGATAGAATGATAAAGTGGTGTAAACAAAAGTACCCATTACATCAGTACGATCGTGTTGCAAAAATAACCCGAGAGCTAAGACCAATTAAATCTACAGAAGAAGTAGAATGCATAAAAAAAGCAATCGCAATCAGTGTTAAAGGATTTGAACGCGTACTGCAAACCATGAAACCCAACCTTTACGAATATGAGCTAGAGGCAGAACTTGCTTATAATTATATCCAAAATGGTGCAACCAGACATGCCTTTAAGCCTATTGTAGCATCTGGAAAAAACGCCTGTGTGTTGCATTACAATACCAACCATACTGTATGTAAGGATAATGAAATGGTTTTGATTGATTTTGGAGTCTGTTATGGCAATTACAATTCGGATACCACCCGTTGCGTGCCTGTAAACGGTGTTTTCAGTCCACGTCAAAGAGCGGTTTACCAATCTGTGCTGTATTGCTTAAAGGAAGGTTCTAAATTGTTAAAACCAGGAGTTTTGCCTAAAGAATATGAGTTGCAAATGGCGCAACTTGTAGAAAAAGAATTAGTAAAATTAGGGTTAATCACTCCAGAAGAAATAGCAAATCAGGATCCAGATAACCCAGCGTATAAAAAATATTTTATGCACGGTACTGCACACTATTTAGGTTTGGATGTGCACGATGTTGGTTTGTATTCCAAGCCTTTTCAAAAAGGAATGGTATTGACCTGCGAGCCAGGAATATATATCCCAGAAGAAGGGATTGGATGCCGTTTGGAAGATGATTATTTAGTAACCGAGAACGGAAGTATTAATTTATCGGCCGCACTTCCAATTGAAATTGATGCTATTGAACAGCTAATGCAATTAGAATAA